A stretch of DNA from Candidatus Bathyarchaeota archaeon:
TCTCTTTTTTACAAAAAAATAGGTAGAGATTTAATTCAGGCTAATACAATATTCAATTCGACGAGAACATGACAGTTCTGAAAGCAACAAAAATTAACATTTTGAAAGCAGCTCAAACAGTGAAACAAGGCGGAATAGTAGCATATCCAACAGAAACAGTATACGGACTGGGATGTGACCCCCTTAACTCAGAAGCAGTAAAACGAGTTTTAGAGATAAAAGGAAATAGAACTAAACCTTTTCCAGTTTTAGCTGCAACTTTAACTGATGTAGATAAAATCGCTTTTATGTCTGCAAGTGGAAAAAAATTAGCTTCCAAGTTCTGGCCAGGACCCCTTACTATGGTTTTTCAAAAAAAAAGTGCTCTTTCTGATGTTGTTACTTTAGGATTAGGTTCAGTGGGGTTACGTATACCAAACAATAACGTTGCTTTGAGTTTGATTCAGTTGTCTGGTGGTCTGTTGATTGGTTCGAGCGCCAACTTATCAGGAGAAAACCCTCCAAAGTCTATTCAAGATATGTCTGAACAATTAATAGCAAAGGTGGATATGGTTCTTGATGGGGGAGTTGCCCTTGAGGGAACGCCGTCTACAGTTGTAGATTTAACTTTAGGTAAACCAAAAATCCTTCGAGCAGGTCCAATAAGCCTTAAACAAATATTTGTTACATTAGCCCTTAGTGACCAGTAAGGCCATGCGCTCAATAACAAGGTCAACTAATGTTTCTTTTTCAGTGCTTTCTTTTTTGAGGCAAGCATTAAATTCAAGTTCAGAAATTTCAAACAGTTTTTTGATGGTTTCTGTCTTTTCGTTAGTCAAGGATATTATAGAGTCATCCCTTTTTCCAGAAATTAATTTAGTAAAGCTTTGAATGGCATCAGTTTTTTGGTTTTCGTTTTCTACAAAAATTAGGGCTGCTATCTCTGAGGTGCCCTTTTTTATTCCCAACATTTCTACTGCCTTTGTTATTTGCCGTTGAGCAGAAGCAAAAAGCAAGGCTTCAACTTGCAGATTGTTTGAAATGTTTGTTTTTTTGGCAAAGGTATTCAACGCATTAACAGCTGCAAAATACAGATGCTGGGGACCTGCTATGTTTTTTGCATCAAACAGTTGAAAAGTAACCTCACTGTTTTGTGTTTTTAACTGTTCAAGAAAAGCAGGAATATTGTCAATTTTGACGTCACGAAAACCCAGTATGGCAATTTTTTCGTTTTCTAACGCATTGGGGGTCAATTTTTTTCCTCGGAAATTTGGTTAACAACTTCCTTGTTTAACCCGAGGTTAATCAGTTTTTCTTTAATGTCTTTAACAGTGTTTCCTAGGGCTTGAAGTTTTTCAAATAATCTTTTAACATTTTCTTTTTGGTCCCAAGGAAAAACAACCCAACTTGCAGTTTCGTACCTGAAGTAATCAGGTTCAATAACACTCCAAGGTTTGCGATGCAACATTGCAGTTTTTACCATAGAAGCACCTTTACTGCTCAGATAGGAAATTACAAGTTTGAGGCTTTCACCTGAATCTGTCAAATCGTCTACCAAAAGAACTTTTTTGCCAGCTACTGAACCCGATATTTCTTTTGTAATAGTTGGCTTATTTTTTGTTTCGTTAACTCCAACATAAAATTGTGTTGTAACTGTATCTAAATTTGAGTTTTCTAACAAGTCAGATAGTATTCGAGCAGGAACCAAACCGCCCCTAGAAACAGCAACTATCACATCGGGTACAAAACTGCTTCTTTGGACTGCTTTAGCTATGTCAACAAGGGACCTGTAAACTTGACTCCAAGAAACAACTTCAAGTTGCAAATCCAGTTCGAGGCTATTATTTGATTCTTTCATGGTTTTTTGCTCAAAGGTTTGATCAGTTGTTAAGTTTATCAAGTTTTATTATCAAGGCGCAATATGTTCAGGGTTATGTTTATGTTTTTACGATTTTTTGGTTGCAGATATGTCAATTTCGGATGTATATTTTCCTTTGCAATAAGCGATATATCAATTCTGCAGCGATTTTACAAAACAAAGGGGTTCACTAAGTGTTGTCACTAACTGAAATGCGAGAAAAAATCCAGAGACTTGAACAAGAAAAAGCGGAGCTGTCAAAAGAAATAAAATTGCTCAGGCAAACAGCAGAAGGAAAAGCCATCGCTTTAGAATGTGAAGTTGCTGTGCTTCGAGAAGAGGCAGAAGCCCTAAAAAAATTGCTTGAAACCCTTTAGTTGGGCAACATAATTTTAACTTGACCTATTTTAAAGAAAGAAAAAAGGTAGAATTAGAAACACAGTAATTCTAGGCTAGTTGCTGTAACGCCCGTAATCGTTTTACTATGTTTGGATGAGTAGAAAACACTTCCATAATCTTGTCAAAGGTACTAATTTTTCGCCGCAGAACTTCTTCGACAAGTTTTCTATCGCCCACACTTCCACCCATCTGGCGCAATGCCGCGGAATCGATTTCAGAACGGTCTGGATCGGAAATAAACAACGCTTTAAAAGAATTAGAATCTCCAGCGCCTGACTTTTTACCTCTTTGTTTCATGTTGCTTGTAGAGTTAACAATTTTTGCCAGTCCCTGTGACAGCTTATTTGCTCCATTTTCAACTATTGACACACTGTGCCGATCAGCATAGTATTCACGTATTCTGCTCAAATAAAGGGTGAACAAAGTAAGAACCCAATACAGCAAGATGCTTGCAAGTCCAATTATTGCAGTGCCTCCGTTATCTCGGCTGTCTCGTCGACCGAACATTGACGAAAGAAGCATTGAGTAACCAATAAAGTAAAAGATTGCAGGCAATATGGAAACAAACATCATTACTTGAACGTCACGATGCTTTAGGTGTCCCAGTTCATGTCCGATTACGGCTTCTACTTCATCTTCATTAAGTGTTTCTAGCAATCCCGTTGTTACTGCAACCCTGCTTCCTGTAAGTGGTGAGCCATAAGCAAAAGCGTTAGGAATAGCCATTTTTGCTTTCATTAATTTAGGGGTTTTCATTTTGCTTTTTTGACTTAACCGCTCCACCATATTATACAGATCGGGGTCTTCTGCTTTGTTAACTTCTTTTGCCCGGTACATTGCACTAATAAGATAAGGAGCAATGAGCCATTGGACGATATTGAAAACAACAACGATGAAGGGCAATAACAGGATACTAACGCCAGCTAACGCCAAAATAACAGTGAAAAAAAGCGTAGACAACCCTATTATAACAGCCACAGTTCCGATTAAGGACAGTCTAAGTTTCCATAAATTCACTAAATAAACC
This window harbors:
- a CDS encoding threonylcarbamoyl-AMP synthase, coding for MTVLKATKINILKAAQTVKQGGIVAYPTETVYGLGCDPLNSEAVKRVLEIKGNRTKPFPVLAATLTDVDKIAFMSASGKKLASKFWPGPLTMVFQKKSALSDVVTLGLGSVGLRIPNNNVALSLIQLSGGLLIGSSANLSGENPPKSIQDMSEQLIAKVDMVLDGGVALEGTPSTVVDLTLGKPKILRAGPISLKQIFVTLALSDQ
- a CDS encoding phosphoribosyltransferase, yielding MINLTTDQTFEQKTMKESNNSLELDLQLEVVSWSQVYRSLVDIAKAVQRSSFVPDVIVAVSRGGLVPARILSDLLENSNLDTVTTQFYVGVNETKNKPTITKEISGSVAGKKVLLVDDLTDSGESLKLVISYLSSKGASMVKTAMLHRKPWSVIEPDYFRYETASWVVFPWDQKENVKRLFEKLQALGNTVKDIKEKLINLGLNKEVVNQISEEKN
- a CDS encoding M48 family metalloprotease translates to MNLWKLRLSLIGTVAVIIGLSTLFFTVILALAGVSILLLPFIVVVFNIVQWLIAPYLISAMYRAKEVNKAEDPDLYNMVERLSQKSKMKTPKLMKAKMAIPNAFAYGSPLTGSRVAVTTGLLETLNEDEVEAVIGHELGHLKHRDVQVMMFVSILPAIFYFIGYSMLLSSMFGRRDSRDNGGTAIIGLASILLYWVLTLFTLYLSRIREYYADRHSVSIVENGANKLSQGLAKIVNSTSNMKQRGKKSGAGDSNSFKALFISDPDRSEIDSAALRQMGGSVGDRKLVEEVLRRKISTFDKIMEVFSTHPNIVKRLRALQQLA